A window from Nitrospirota bacterium encodes these proteins:
- a CDS encoding winged helix-turn-helix transcriptional regulator has translation MNKLKTDRHDDDITLRILDELSKEPHVTQRSLSGKLDVALGLVNAYMKRLAKKGYIKVTTIPQNRVKYILTPKGFTEKVRLTYEYMHFSLSYFKDIRQRIDNVYKQMISSGAKNLLLWGDGEVAELCYVSLRGLPLNLIGIIDNKRADNGFFGHNIYAPQDLAGLNYDAILITSLKDKENERQRAMDMGADTKKLFLLSKEG, from the coding sequence ATGAACAAGCTTAAGACTGACAGGCATGATGATGATATTACACTAAGAATCCTTGACGAATTAAGCAAAGAGCCTCATGTCACACAGCGCTCTCTATCGGGCAAGCTTGATGTTGCCCTTGGGCTTGTGAATGCCTACATGAAGCGGCTGGCTAAAAAAGGGTATATAAAGGTTACCACTATCCCGCAAAACAGGGTCAAATATATCCTTACCCCCAAAGGTTTTACAGAGAAGGTAAGATTGACCTATGAATATATGCATTTCTCCCTGAGTTATTTCAAGGACATCCGCCAGAGAATAGACAATGTCTATAAACAGATGATTTCATCAGGGGCAAAAAACCTCCTGTTATGGGGCGACGGGGAAGTTGCGGAATTATGTTATGTTTCCCTGCGGGGCTTGCCGCTTAATCTGATTGGAATAATTGACAATAAAAGGGCGGACAACGGTTTTTTCGGGCATAACATTTATGCCCCGCAGGATTTAGCCGGCTTAAATTATGACGCCATTTTGATTACATCCTTAAAAGACAAGGAAAACGAAAGGCAGAGGGCTATGGATATGGGTGCAGATACAAAAAAATTATTTTTGCTTTCTAAAGAGGGATGA
- a CDS encoding glycosyltransferase: MSDKPKISVILTAHNYAKFLGQAIDSVLNQTCQEFELIIAEDGSTDHTDEVLEKYTKHPKVRVVRLKGVGLAAACNAAIRESRGQYIIRLDADDYFDENALLVESRILDSKPEVHLVYSDYFKVDYSGNIIEHYRLMKSNDEIKLLDRAPLGAGAMYRKQCYDEIGGYNEELKYQEDYDFWLRFINRFNVYNVRLPLMYYRRHEGTMSTNSEKRSMARRHVKHEFVREKVGADRKVIGLIRESVFLKKSGIPKIALADINGMPLINYSLNALMECEYMQDVYILTDDEEVEEIAVKYGAKSLGLHPKGLASPTVTRGEVVSYFVREMDKRGHSMPDIMATISINCPFIKSYHLTEAIDTMLIHDYDSVISVMEHYDFYWRPGPSGLVPFGYDRKIMKEDSDTLYLETGGIRIVKTKNLLGKDWLGNSIGFIELSQNESIEVVNNEFSIWLASQIMKEGYLDRVPKDKYLYEK, encoded by the coding sequence ATGAGTGACAAACCAAAAATAAGCGTAATACTGACAGCGCATAATTATGCAAAGTTTCTGGGGCAGGCAATAGATAGCGTACTAAACCAGACATGCCAGGAGTTTGAACTTATCATAGCTGAAGACGGCAGCACCGACCATACGGATGAAGTTCTTGAAAAATATACTAAACATCCTAAAGTCAGGGTCGTCAGACTTAAAGGCGTGGGGCTGGCTGCTGCATGCAACGCTGCAATCAGGGAGTCAAGGGGGCAATACATCATAAGGCTGGACGCCGATGACTACTTTGATGAAAATGCCTTATTGGTTGAAAGCCGGATACTGGACTCTAAGCCAGAGGTCCACCTTGTCTATTCGGACTATTTTAAAGTTGACTACTCCGGCAATATTATAGAGCATTACAGGCTGATGAAGAGCAATGATGAGATCAAACTCCTGGACAGGGCTCCATTAGGCGCAGGGGCTATGTACAGGAAACAGTGCTATGACGAAATCGGCGGTTATAATGAGGAACTAAAATATCAGGAGGATTATGACTTCTGGCTCCGTTTTATCAACAGGTTCAATGTCTATAATGTAAGGCTGCCGCTTATGTATTACCGCAGACATGAAGGAACTATGTCAACAAACTCAGAGAAACGGTCAATGGCGCGCAGGCATGTCAAGCACGAATTTGTCAGAGAAAAAGTTGGGGCAGACAGGAAGGTTATTGGATTGATTCGCGAATCAGTTTTTCTTAAGAAATCGGGCATTCCTAAGATTGCACTTGCAGATATAAATGGCATGCCGCTCATAAATTATTCCCTTAATGCATTAATGGAATGTGAATATATGCAGGATGTTTATATATTGACCGATGATGAGGAAGTAGAGGAGATTGCCGTAAAATACGGAGCAAAGTCGCTGGGACTGCACCCAAAGGGATTAGCAAGCCCGACTGTAACAAGGGGTGAAGTTGTGAGCTACTTTGTCAGAGAGATGGATAAAAGGGGGCATAGCATGCCTGACATAATGGCAACGATTTCAATAAACTGTCCTTTTATAAAATCTTATCATCTGACCGAGGCTATTGATACAATGTTGATACATGATTATGACTCAGTGATCTCAGTTATGGAGCATTATGACTTTTACTGGAGACCAGGACCAAGCGGACTGGTGCCATTCGGGTATGACAGAAAGATAATGAAGGAAGACAGCGATACCCTATATTTGGAGACCGGCGGCATACGAATTGTTAAGACAAAAAATCTGCTTGGAAAAGACTGGCTCGGGAATTCCATCGGTTTTATTGAGCTGTCGCAGAATGAAAGCATTGAAGTAGTAAATAATGAATTTTCAATATGGCTGGCTTCTCAAATCATGAAAGAGGGATATTTGGACAGGGTACCGAAAGATAAGTACCTTTATGAAAAGTAA
- a CDS encoding UpxY family transcription antiterminator, which produces MMELTANAEQNWYAVHTRSRHEFQVYDRLKMKGIEAFLPAVERLRKWKDRKKAVTFPLFPGYIFVYTTKRSQDILNVVRIKGVVRLLGAGRGEPEPIPDEQIISLKKLIESKETLDPYPYLQEGQRVRIKYGSLSGVEGILVEKLGQHMLVLSVDILRQGVAVKIEAANVERV; this is translated from the coding sequence ATGATGGAACTAACGGCAAATGCAGAACAGAACTGGTATGCGGTCCATACAAGGTCCCGTCATGAATTTCAGGTGTATGACAGGCTTAAAATGAAAGGCATTGAGGCTTTTCTGCCTGCAGTGGAGCGGCTCAGAAAATGGAAGGACAGGAAAAAAGCAGTTACATTTCCCCTGTTCCCGGGGTACATATTTGTTTATACAACAAAAAGGTCGCAGGATATATTAAATGTGGTCCGGATTAAGGGAGTGGTGCGGCTCCTCGGCGCAGGACGCGGAGAGCCTGAGCCTATCCCTGACGAACAAATAATATCGCTTAAAAAACTTATTGAAAGCAAGGAAACGCTGGACCCTTATCCATATCTGCAAGAAGGGCAAAGGGTAAGGATTAAATACGGCTCCCTGAGCGGTGTTGAGGGAATACTCGTTGAAAAACTGGGACAGCATATGCTGGTGCTTTCGGTTGATATTCTCCGTCAGGGAGTGGCGGTAAAGATAGAAGCGGCTAATGTTGAGAGAGTATAA
- a CDS encoding flavodoxin family protein yields MQVLILYYSKGGNTKKLAEIIAKGVESAGVKAVMKTTQEVTKDDFLNSAGIIAGSPVYFGVMAADLKRIFDEFIGTRRKIGDFKVGAAFATGGHHTGGKETTIISILQCMLIYGMIIVGDPMSASGHYGVGCVGAPDKTADDEGFKLGARVAELCKRLKG; encoded by the coding sequence ATGCAAGTCTTGATTCTTTACTATTCCAAAGGGGGCAATACAAAAAAGCTTGCGGAGATCATTGCAAAAGGCGTGGAGTCCGCCGGCGTAAAGGCTGTAATGAAAACCACGCAGGAGGTTACAAAGGATGACTTTCTTAATTCCGCAGGAATAATTGCCGGCTCTCCTGTTTATTTCGGGGTAATGGCTGCTGACCTTAAGCGGATATTTGACGAGTTTATCGGCACCAGGAGAAAAATTGGCGATTTTAAAGTCGGCGCTGCCTTTGCCACTGGAGGTCATCACACAGGAGGCAAGGAAACTACCATTATTTCCATCCTTCAGTGCATGCTCATATACGGAATGATTATAGTAGGGGACCCTATGAGCGCATCTGGACATTACGGCGTAGGCTGTGTAGGCGCGCCGGATAAAACAGCTGATGATGAGGGCTTTAAGCTCGGCGCGCGTGTGGCAGAACTTTGCAAGAGATTAAAAGGATAA
- a CDS encoding UPF0175 family protein: MGISVNLPELNISEKELKLLLAIKLFDDGLVSLGKASEIAGYSEKAFVEILLQKGMSPLKYQKLNLDKELSNA, translated from the coding sequence ATGGGCATATCTGTGAACCTTCCCGAATTAAATATATCAGAGAAAGAATTAAAATTATTGCTTGCTATCAAGCTTTTTGACGACGGCTTAGTGTCTCTTGGTAAGGCATCTGAGATAGCCGGCTATTCTGAAAAGGCATTTGTAGAAATATTGTTGCAAAAAGGAATGTCTCCGCTAAAATACCAGAAGTTAAATCTTGATAAAGAACTGTCCAATGCCTGA
- a CDS encoding N-acetyl sugar amidotransferase, with product MKLIDKIKTEKAVKKGELEVPFPQLKYCVRCCLPETVEGITFDERGICSGCNSSEQKMKINWEDRWNELLKKVEHNKKIAGDNYHCIVPISGGKDSTYQLHVVTKVLGMRPLAVTFSHTWFSETGKYNLQNCLEKFDIDHIMFTPKKSLVDRLAKQSLYKIGDSCWHCHAGVGAFPLQVAIKFGIKLIIWGESAAENGTKATYFNPVRYDAEYFQKISSKVGIDQMVSDEIKRSELRPFMFPTAEEMRKAGVEGIHLGDYIFWDDERQVDFIKKEYGWREGDVEGTYKGYKSVECNMAGVHDYLKYLKRGFGRTTDHATRDVRAGILTQEEGFEMIKKYDSLKPEALKYYMEITGLSEAEIIKEIKGQRKGAAGRLP from the coding sequence ATGAAATTAATTGATAAAATCAAAACAGAAAAAGCCGTAAAAAAAGGAGAGCTTGAAGTCCCTTTCCCCCAGTTGAAATACTGTGTCCGCTGCTGTCTGCCTGAGACTGTTGAGGGTATAACCTTTGATGAGAGAGGAATATGCTCGGGTTGTAACAGTTCGGAACAGAAGATGAAGATAAACTGGGAAGACAGATGGAACGAATTGCTTAAGAAAGTGGAGCATAATAAAAAAATTGCAGGGGATAATTATCACTGTATTGTGCCTATCAGCGGCGGTAAAGACAGCACATACCAGCTTCATGTTGTTACAAAAGTTTTGGGAATGCGTCCTCTTGCCGTGACTTTCAGCCATACATGGTTTTCTGAAACAGGGAAATATAATTTGCAGAACTGTCTTGAAAAATTTGATATTGACCATATAATGTTCACACCCAAGAAAAGCCTTGTAGACCGCCTTGCAAAACAGTCGCTTTATAAAATAGGCGACTCCTGCTGGCACTGCCACGCAGGGGTTGGCGCATTTCCCCTGCAGGTAGCCATAAAATTCGGCATAAAACTTATTATTTGGGGTGAATCAGCGGCTGAAAACGGCACTAAGGCTACATACTTTAACCCTGTCAGATATGACGCGGAATATTTTCAAAAGATATCTTCAAAAGTCGGCATTGACCAAATGGTAAGTGATGAGATTAAAAGAAGTGAATTGAGGCCTTTCATGTTTCCCACAGCTGAAGAGATGAGGAAGGCAGGGGTTGAAGGAATACATCTTGGAGATTATATATTCTGGGATGATGAACGGCAGGTGGATTTTATAAAGAAGGAATATGGCTGGAGAGAGGGAGATGTTGAAGGTACATACAAAGGTTATAAAAGCGTAGAATGTAACATGGCAGGAGTGCATGATTATTTAAAATATCTGAAACGCGGCTTCGGACGCACCACTGACCATGCCACCAGAGACGTCAGGGCCGGCATATTGACGCAGGAAGAGGGCTTTGAAATGATAAAAAAATATGATTCACTTAAACCTGAAGCGCTGAAATATTATATGGAAATTACAGGCCTCAGCGAAGCAGAGATAATAAAGGAAATAAAGGGACAGAGAAAAGGAGCGGCAGGGCGTTTGCCCTGA
- a CDS encoding TerC family protein: MDWITDPQAWIALATLTALEIVLGIDNIIFISILTGKLPVHQRRKSQTIGLALAMLTRIMLLFSLTWLMRLTAPLFSVLENNISGRDLILITGGLFLIGKSTFEIHDKLEGEAGHSSGRTAASFASVIIQIMFLDIIFSLDSVITAIGMANQLIIMVLAVVIAVVFMMMSAGRVSGFIERHPTIKVLALSFLLLIGVALIADGLDSHIPKGYIYFAMAFSVFVEMLNIRVRRRAVPVKLHQSYVEEDGNNP, translated from the coding sequence ATGGACTGGATAACTGACCCGCAGGCATGGATAGCGCTGGCAACACTTACAGCGCTTGAAATTGTGCTGGGCATTGACAATATTATTTTCATCTCCATACTGACAGGCAAACTGCCTGTGCATCAGCGGAGAAAATCGCAGACCATCGGCCTCGCGCTGGCAATGCTTACGCGCATTATGCTTTTGTTTTCCCTTACATGGCTTATGCGACTTACCGCACCGCTTTTTTCCGTGCTGGAAAACAACATCTCAGGCAGGGACCTTATCCTGATTACCGGCGGGTTGTTCCTTATTGGCAAAAGTACATTTGAAATTCACGACAAGCTTGAGGGCGAGGCTGGGCATTCTTCCGGCCGGACTGCGGCTTCCTTTGCAAGCGTTATCATACAGATAATGTTCCTTGACATTATTTTTTCGCTTGACTCCGTCATCACTGCCATAGGCATGGCAAATCAACTGATAATTATGGTTTTGGCAGTTGTCATTGCAGTAGTGTTTATGATGATGTCGGCAGGCAGGGTAAGCGGTTTTATTGAAAGGCATCCGACAATAAAAGTGCTTGCGTTAAGCTTCCTTCTTCTAATAGGCGTGGCCCTGATAGCTGATGGACTTGATTCCCACATTCCCAAAGGCTACATTTATTTTGCAATGGCATTCTCTGTATTTGTGGAGATGCTGAACATCAGGGTGCGGCGCCGAGCCGTCCCCGTTAAACTTCACCAGTCGTATGTTGAAGAAGACGGCAATAATCCCTGA
- a CDS encoding GDP-mannose 4,6-dehydratase encodes MTELLDARSWLITGGCGFIGSTLIYRLLKEVPGVNIRILDNLSSGSRDALSGAGPFIEKDVLSLKGRPEGLELVIGDIRNPEACIRCCSSVDVVVHLAASTGVPQSVENPRADMEANVIGTLNMLEASRRQGIKKFIFASSGAPLGDVVPPVHEDKAPRPVSPYGASKLAGEAYCSAYFRTFGVKTIALRFSNVYGHLSKNKNSVVAKFFKNALAGERIEIYGNGEQTRDFIFIEDLINAIMLSVKADIGGEVFQIATHKETTVNEIAEAIKEIVKKETGRDVNIIYSEQRPGDVKRNFADISKAKNILGFEPEHDLKSGLKKTFKYFKNSK; translated from the coding sequence TTGACTGAACTTTTAGATGCCCGGTCATGGCTTATAACCGGCGGCTGCGGATTTATAGGAAGCACATTAATATACAGACTGCTGAAAGAAGTCCCGGGTGTTAATATAAGAATACTTGATAATCTTTCTTCAGGAAGCAGGGATGCACTGTCAGGAGCCGGACCTTTTATAGAGAAAGATGTATTGTCACTTAAAGGCCGCCCTGAAGGGCTTGAACTCGTCATCGGCGACATCAGAAACCCTGAGGCCTGCATTCGTTGCTGCAGTTCGGTAGATGTTGTTGTCCATCTTGCGGCAAGCACGGGCGTCCCGCAGTCTGTTGAAAATCCAAGGGCAGATATGGAGGCAAATGTCATTGGAACATTAAATATGCTGGAAGCATCAAGGCGGCAGGGCATAAAAAAGTTTATTTTTGCCTCTTCCGGGGCCCCGCTGGGTGATGTTGTTCCGCCTGTTCATGAGGATAAGGCGCCAAGACCGGTATCACCATACGGTGCAAGCAAACTTGCAGGTGAGGCATACTGTTCAGCCTATTTCAGGACCTTCGGCGTGAAAACAATAGCCCTCAGATTCAGCAACGTTTACGGCCATCTGTCAAAAAATAAAAACAGTGTGGTGGCAAAATTCTTTAAAAATGCGCTTGCCGGGGAGCGCATTGAGATTTACGGCAATGGGGAACAGACAAGGGATTTTATATTTATTGAGGACCTAATTAATGCTATTATGCTTTCTGTGAAGGCTGACATAGGAGGCGAGGTCTTCCAGATCGCTACGCATAAGGAGACCACGGTAAATGAGATTGCGGAGGCAATAAAGGAAATTGTGAAGAAAGAAACCGGCAGGGATGTGAATATTATTTATTCAGAACAGAGACCCGGTGATGTAAAGAGAAACTTTGCAGATATTTCAAAGGCAAAAAATATCCTTGGGTTTGAACCGGAACATGACCTGAAATCCGGGCTGAAAAAAACATTTAAATATTTCAAGAACAGTAAATAG
- a CDS encoding NAD-dependent epimerase/dehydratase family protein, with protein sequence MRVFIAGIDGYLGWALAMYLTKRGHEVSGADNYLRRDWVQEMGSQSATPICKMTERLEAFRENFGKNLRFFKGNLTEYNFIENIFRHFKPEAIVHLGEMPSAPYSMIDVEHATWTQVNNIVGTLNILYAMRDICPESHLVKLGTMGEYGTPKIDIPEGFFEVEFRGRKDYLPFPKQAGSWYHQSKVHDSNNVMMACRIWNLRSTDIMQGVVFGTRIDEMGDDERLLTRLDFDQSFGTAINRFCCEAVIGHPLSPYGKGHQKRGFLPLRDSMQCLAITVENPPGAGEYRVFNQFEEVYDITELAGKVKKVGDSFGLDVQIRNLINPRKELEEHYFKPDHQRLLDLGYKPTHDIEHEIGIMLKDLIKYKNRIEARKEALIPDIRWDGKRVRCDFINGK encoded by the coding sequence TTGAGAGTCTTTATCGCTGGAATTGACGGTTATCTGGGCTGGGCGCTTGCAATGTATTTGACTAAAAGGGGGCATGAGGTTTCTGGAGCGGATAATTATTTAAGAAGGGACTGGGTACAAGAGATGGGGTCTCAGTCTGCAACCCCTATATGTAAAATGACGGAGAGGCTTGAGGCTTTTCGCGAGAACTTCGGAAAGAACCTAAGGTTTTTCAAGGGGAACCTTACGGAATATAATTTTATTGAGAATATTTTCAGGCATTTTAAACCGGAGGCAATAGTACATCTTGGGGAGATGCCGTCTGCTCCATACAGCATGATTGACGTTGAACACGCCACATGGACACAGGTAAATAATATTGTTGGGACCCTTAATATACTTTATGCCATGCGTGACATATGTCCTGAGTCCCATCTGGTTAAACTGGGGACCATGGGAGAATATGGGACGCCTAAAATTGATATTCCCGAGGGATTCTTTGAAGTAGAGTTCAGGGGTAGGAAGGATTACCTGCCTTTTCCAAAACAGGCCGGTAGCTGGTATCATCAGAGCAAGGTCCATGACAGCAACAATGTTATGATGGCGTGCAGAATATGGAACCTGCGCTCAACGGATATTATGCAGGGTGTGGTATTCGGAACGCGTATTGACGAGATGGGCGATGACGAACGTTTGCTGACCAGACTGGATTTTGACCAGAGCTTTGGTACGGCTATTAACCGTTTTTGCTGTGAGGCGGTAATAGGGCATCCTCTGTCTCCTTATGGCAAGGGACATCAGAAAAGGGGTTTTCTCCCTTTGAGGGACTCAATGCAATGTTTGGCGATTACTGTTGAGAATCCTCCTGGAGCCGGTGAGTACAGAGTGTTTAACCAGTTTGAGGAGGTTTATGACATTACTGAACTCGCCGGGAAGGTAAAAAAAGTCGGCGATAGTTTTGGGCTGGATGTTCAGATCAGAAATCTGATTAATCCGAGGAAGGAGCTTGAAGAGCATTATTTTAAACCGGACCATCAGCGCCTTCTTGACCTTGGATATAAACCAACCCATGATATTGAGCATGAAATCGGCATTATGTTAAAGGACCTTATAAAGTACAAAAACAGAATAGAGGCGCGCAAAGAGGCTCTCATACCTGACATCCGCTGGGACGGGAAGAGGGTAAGGTGCGACTTCATTAATGGTAAATAG
- a CDS encoding NAD+ synthase, with the protein MKMLRIALAQMNPTVGDLSGNVKKIIAFMKKARDLRTDIVAFPELAVTGYPPEDLLLKPQFIKDNIDALNKIIAASKDIISIAGFVDENIRMSYLDSRGLHNAAAVISDCKLADVYHKMHLPNYSVFDEYRYFKPGIRYPVYDIGAVKFSVNICEDIWHEHGPVNIQAVAGADIIININASPYHTGKISFREQLIAAQALKNKVAIAYVNMVGGQDELVFDGGSFAADKSGKIILRTGQFKEELIVFDIGMEALKTSDKVAEKTQSYVSSEDNIEKIKIDYLIKTGKPAIKPKKFITLSPEEEVYNALLFGTKDYVRKNGFNGVIIGLSGGIDSALVAAIAVDAIGRENVQGLFMPSPYTSKESREDAYRLAKNLGIKIIRVPIDKIFKTYLNTLAVKFKGAKKDITEENLQARIRGNILMAFSNKFGWLVLTTGNKSEMSVGYATLYGDMAGGFAVIKDVPKTMVYDLCKWRNEKERKNLIPERVFWKEPTAELKPEQRDTDTLPPYPVLDPILKAYVEEDKGFDEILKMGCDLECAQKVIKMIDCSEYKRRQAPPGIKITPRAFGKDRRFPITNRYRSY; encoded by the coding sequence ATGAAAATGCTGAGGATTGCCCTTGCCCAGATGAACCCTACGGTCGGCGACCTGTCCGGAAATGTAAAAAAAATAATTGCCTTTATGAAAAAGGCAAGGGATTTAAGGACTGATATTGTTGCATTCCCCGAGCTTGCTGTCACAGGATACCCGCCCGAAGACCTGCTCTTAAAGCCCCAGTTTATAAAAGACAATATTGATGCGCTGAATAAGATAATCGCCGCCTCAAAAGACATAATTTCCATTGCGGGCTTTGTTGATGAAAATATACGCATGAGCTATCTTGACTCGCGGGGCCTGCACAATGCCGCTGCCGTAATTTCAGACTGCAAATTAGCAGACGTTTATCACAAAATGCATCTGCCAAATTACAGCGTCTTTGACGAGTACCGCTATTTTAAGCCGGGCATAAGATACCCTGTTTATGATATTGGCGCAGTAAAATTCAGCGTTAATATCTGCGAGGATATATGGCATGAGCATGGACCTGTAAATATTCAGGCAGTCGCCGGAGCGGATATAATTATCAATATCAATGCATCGCCTTATCATACGGGGAAAATTTCTTTCAGGGAGCAGTTAATCGCCGCTCAGGCATTGAAGAATAAAGTTGCAATAGCTTATGTGAATATGGTCGGGGGGCAGGATGAACTTGTCTTTGACGGGGGCAGTTTTGCTGCTGATAAATCAGGGAAAATCATTTTAAGGACGGGTCAATTTAAGGAAGAGTTGATTGTTTTTGATATTGGCATGGAAGCATTAAAAACATCTGATAAGGTTGCAGAAAAAACTCAGTCCTACGTTTCTTCGGAAGACAATATTGAGAAAATAAAAATAGACTATTTAATCAAAACCGGCAAGCCTGCTATTAAGCCCAAAAAATTTATTACGCTTTCTCCCGAAGAAGAGGTCTATAATGCGCTTTTGTTTGGCACAAAAGATTATGTGCGGAAAAACGGATTCAACGGCGTGATAATCGGATTAAGCGGAGGCATTGATTCCGCGCTTGTTGCGGCAATAGCCGTTGATGCAATCGGCAGGGAAAATGTGCAGGGGCTGTTTATGCCGTCGCCTTATACATCAAAAGAAAGCCGTGAAGATGCCTACCGCCTTGCAAAAAATCTCGGCATAAAAATTATCAGGGTTCCGATTGATAAGATATTTAAGACATATCTTAATACGCTTGCGGTGAAATTCAAGGGCGCAAAAAAAGACATCACCGAAGAAAATCTTCAGGCAAGAATCAGGGGTAATATATTAATGGCGTTTTCCAATAAATTCGGATGGCTTGTGCTCACAACCGGGAATAAATCCGAGATGAGCGTGGGATATGCAACACTTTACGGTGATATGGCAGGAGGGTTTGCTGTCATTAAAGATGTGCCAAAGACAATGGTATATGACCTTTGTAAGTGGAGGAATGAAAAGGAAAGAAAAAATCTTATACCCGAAAGGGTTTTTTGGAAAGAACCTACGGCAGAGCTCAAGCCGGAACAGAGAGACACTGACACTCTGCCGCCCTACCCTGTGCTGGATCCTATTTTAAAGGCATATGTGGAAGAGGATAAGGGTTTTGATGAGATATTGAAAATGGGCTGCGACCTTGAGTGCGCTCAAAAGGTCATTAAAATGATTGACTGCTCTGAATATAAAAGGCGTCAGGCGCCGCCCGGGATAAAGATAACGCCGAGGGCATTCGGGAAGGACAGGCGGTTTCCGATTACAAATAGATACAGAAGCTACTGA
- a CDS encoding N-acetylneuraminate synthase family protein, which produces MKIGNFEIGRKTFIIAEIGNNHLGDAELAMKTLEAAAASGADAVKFQLFDPELLVSKDAPVLKHVPDKSHGTQRERFKSMVLPGGVFRELAQKAESIGMVFLCTPFDEKSADFLDDIVPAFKVASGDANNLPLLRHVISKGKPVLVSTGFCKQEEVDRLAEMLPKKGSILLHCIGAYPVPDNETGLSLIPFYNQRYGLPVGYSDHTADTLAPLAAVATGAVVIEKHFILDRSIPGGDRALSLEPKEMSDFIRDIRRLEKMMGDYPRKIQPSEEYGRTNLRRSAYAKYNIRKGQKITAADVIWLRPVPANSVSFEDFDTVSSFIAQKDIDSEEPLTYNNIDKAGS; this is translated from the coding sequence ATGAAAATAGGTAATTTTGAAATTGGCAGAAAGACATTTATAATTGCCGAAATCGGAAACAATCATTTGGGCGATGCCGAGCTTGCCATGAAAACCCTTGAAGCTGCGGCTGCAAGCGGGGCGGATGCCGTTAAATTCCAGCTTTTTGACCCGGAGCTCCTTGTAAGCAAAGATGCGCCGGTGCTTAAACATGTGCCTGATAAATCACACGGCACACAAAGGGAGAGATTTAAAAGTATGGTTCTTCCCGGAGGAGTCTTCCGGGAATTGGCGCAGAAGGCGGAATCTATTGGCATGGTATTTTTATGCACCCCTTTTGACGAAAAGAGCGCTGATTTTCTTGATGATATTGTACCGGCGTTCAAAGTTGCATCAGGAGATGCAAATAATCTGCCTTTGCTTAGGCACGTTATTTCAAAAGGCAAGCCGGTTCTCGTATCAACCGGATTTTGCAAGCAGGAGGAGGTAGACAGGCTTGCTGAAATGCTCCCGAAAAAAGGGTCAATTCTGCTTCACTGTATCGGCGCGTATCCTGTCCCTGATAATGAAACAGGTCTGTCTCTGATACCTTTTTATAATCAAAGATACGGGTTGCCGGTGGGATATTCCGACCATACTGCTGACACCCTTGCCCCGCTTGCTGCAGTGGCAACTGGGGCGGTTGTAATTGAGAAGCATTTTATTCTTGACCGGTCTATTCCCGGGGGGGACCGTGCGCTTTCACTTGAGCCTAAGGAGATGTCAGACTTTATCAGGGACATCAGGCGGCTGGAGAAAATGATGGGAGATTATCCGAGAAAAATCCAGCCCTCTGAGGAATACGGAAGGACAAACCTGCGCCGCAGTGCATATGCTAAATACAATATCCGTAAAGGACAAAAAATAACTGCCGCAGACGTCATCTGGTTAAGACCGGTACCTGCAAACAGTGTCTCTTTTGAAGATTTTGATACTGTCAGCTCATTTATCGCCCAAAAGGATATAGATAGCGAAGAGCCATTGACGTACAATAATATTGATAAAGCAGGCAGCTAA